The DNA window CAATGTTTCACGTGAAACACAATGAGCTGGCCACGACGCTGTGCGCTCGCCACGCCCGCGAACGCCGTGTGTTCATCGATCTATCTTGATCGAACCCGACTTCATGATTTCAACGGACGGTGGTGCGGCGCTGTTATCGCGTCGCAGACACAGCCGACAGTTTCACGTGAAACGCCCGAATGCACGCCCATCGGCATGCTTGGCGCATTTGTCTTTCGTGTGGGGCGCCTGCGCGTCAGCGCCATGTTCCCCTAGCCCGTTTCACGTGAAACATCAGCACAGACGGCTGCCCGCAGCGGGCGTTCGAGGGCACAGCCTGATGAGAGGGCACGTACTGATGCGCTGGCGGCCGACGAGGTGCGTGTAGTGGTCGATGCGTCGAGCCTCACCACTGGTTCACGTGAAACGGTCCCCACGAGCGCCGTTCACAACGCCGACGCGCCGATTGCGCGCCGATCAGTATCCGGCTCTACCGCGTGCGGCTGTTTCACGTGAAACGGCCGACAGCGTTACCGAGCGACGCGCACCACTTTCGCTGATCACCCTTGAACGGCCACGAAACGACCAGTTGAGCGTTGTGATGCCGCTCTCAGAAGCGTAGTCCGGCGAATCTGCAGCTGCACCCATATCCAAGCATGCACCGACGGTGGCTTAGATACTGACGCCGAATCCGCCTTGGTTGGATGTGGCGCAGCGGTATATCCGGGAGCGCCATGTTGACCATCCACCAACAAACGACGCAATGAGAGGCACATTGTCCGCTCGTTTCACGTGAAACACGAAGAAGGGACATGTATCGGGCCCTTGGTTCGATTGGATGCGATACGCATTGCTCAGACGTATCCACCCCGAGCGCGCCCACGTCGAGGAGGCCATGAAGCAGATCAGCTGGCTCGGCCCGGATTTGCGTTTCAGGGAATGTCGGCGCGCGCCCGCCGCGGAGTCAGGGGTCCGGCTTTCCTATGGATCGGGTTGAGCGCGACGAGTGCTTTCGCGACACGAAGCATGTTTCACGTGAAACCCTGCGGCACACGAATCGAAGAGGAACCGGGTGCCACTTATGCCAGACACGCCGATCGCACGCCCCGCCCGCTGTCGACGATCGCGGTGGTGGCACTAGGGACGCCCCCGCACGGCGGAGTTAGAGCTAAGGCAGCCACCGCTCTCAAAGTGCGGCAGAGGAGGACCGACTGCCACCGCGCCCGCCACCAACTAGGGCCTGGTCGCGGGTGATTCGATAAAACACCCGGTCAAGGGCCAAATAAGCGGACATTGGCTCGCAGCACGCGCGTCGGCTCAACGACGAGGTCCTCGCCGGCGAACTCGACACGCACGTCCGACAGACCGAAGGCGCGGATCTGCTTCCTCGCCGCGTCGATCTCGCCGGCGACACTCGCTCCCTTGAGCAGAACGAGCTCGCCGCCGCTGCGGACCAGGGGAGCCGTCAGCGGGATCAGCGTCTTGAGCGCGCTGACGGCGCGGGCTGTGACGACATCGAGCACGCGCCCGCGATCCCAGTCCTCCGCACGTGCGCGCACGATGTCCACGTTGTCCAGACCGAGCTCGTCCGTCTGTTCCGTCAGCCACGCCACGCGACGCTCCATCGGCTCGATGAGCACGAACTGAAGGTCGGGGCGCGCGATCGCGAGCACCATCCCCGGCAGCCCTGCGCCGGATCCGACGTCGCCCACCGTGCCCGAGAACAGCGGAGCCGCCACGGCGCTGTTCAGGATGTGGCGCGTCCACAGCCGCGGAAGCTCGAGCGGCCCGATGAGGCCGCGCTCCTCGCCATGGACGGCCAGTGCACGTGTGAACGCGCGCGCGATGTCGATGCGGTCGCCGAAGACGGGTGCCGCGGCATCCGGCTCCTGCTCGAGCTCGCTCATGGCACGCGCGGGATCAGGATCGACGGATGACCGTGTGGCGGTCGGCGCCGTCACCGTAGGACTCCGAGACGAAGCCCTTCTCCGCGACGATGTCGTGGATGAGCTTGCGCTCGTAGCTCGACATGGCCGGAAGCGACGCCTGCGAGCCGCCCTCGTCCAGACGCGCGATGGCGCGGTCGACCAGCACCTCGAGCTCGCGCTGGCGCGTGTCGCGTGATCCGCCGACGTCGAGGATGAGCCGGGAGAACCGACCGGTCTTCGTCTGCACGGCGATGCGCGTCAGCTCCTGGAGCGCCT is part of the Microbacterium lemovicicum genome and encodes:
- the rsmG gene encoding 16S rRNA (guanine(527)-N(7))-methyltransferase RsmG; the protein is MSELEQEPDAAAPVFGDRIDIARAFTRALAVHGEERGLIGPLELPRLWTRHILNSAVAAPLFSGTVGDVGSGAGLPGMVLAIARPDLQFVLIEPMERRVAWLTEQTDELGLDNVDIVRARAEDWDRGRVLDVVTARAVSALKTLIPLTAPLVRSGGELVLLKGASVAGEIDAARKQIRAFGLSDVRVEFAGEDLVVEPTRVLRANVRLFGP
- a CDS encoding protein jag, with amino-acid sequence MTDTSGNTSTDTAPERAVSTVEQLEEEGDVAADYLEGLLDISDIDGDLALDVRGGRAYVSVEADESDSLRLLADPDTVQALQELTRIAVQTKTGRFSRLILDVGGSRDTRQRELEVLVDRAIARLDEGGSQASLPAMSSYERKLIHDIVAEKGFVSESYGDGADRHTVIRRS